The following proteins are encoded in a genomic region of Marinitoga litoralis:
- the udk gene encoding uridine kinase gives MYVIGIAGGTGSGKTTVAYKIREILGTQNCEILPMDNYYRDLSHETLEQRKLHNYDHPDMIENELMFKHINELKEGKTIDLPEYDFSQFTRVGTLKFEPKPIIIVEGIFALYYEELRGLYDLAIYVDTENDIRFIRRLERDIKERGRDIDSVIKQYTNTVKPMHDAYVEPTKKYADIIIPEGGFNEKAIQVVVNYIFRKML, from the coding sequence ATGTATGTAATTGGAATTGCTGGTGGTACTGGCTCAGGTAAAACTACTGTTGCTTATAAGATTCGTGAAATATTGGGAACACAAAATTGCGAAATATTACCAATGGATAATTATTATAGAGATCTGAGTCATGAAACTTTAGAACAAAGAAAATTGCATAATTATGATCATCCTGATATGATCGAAAATGAACTAATGTTCAAACACATAAATGAATTAAAAGAAGGAAAAACTATCGATTTACCTGAATACGATTTTTCACAGTTTACGAGAGTAGGTACATTAAAATTCGAACCAAAACCTATTATTATCGTTGAAGGTATATTTGCATTATATTATGAAGAATTGAGAGGGTTGTATGATTTAGCTATTTACGTTGACACAGAAAATGATATACGATTTATCAGACGTTTAGAAAGGGATATAAAAGAACGAGGAAGAGATATTGATTCTGTTATTAAACAATATACTAATACAGTAAAACCTATGCATGATGCATATGTAGAACCTACAAAAAAATATGCTGATATTATTATTCCAGAAGGTGGTTTTAACGAAAAGGCTATTCAAGTTGTTGTTAATTACATATTTAGAAAAATGTTATAA
- a CDS encoding potassium channel family protein produces the protein MKIRKIFKDPANRILLYIFLFTLLIGILLFIAEYGNNQKINNIFDAFWWLIVTIATVGYGDIVPETYAGKFIGIIIIISGVTLFSLISGSIASLLVEWRIRERKGLGKVNYKNHILILGWNNHLEKTLEAMKNFINLNEYNIVLVNQAEEEDYENFRTKFPDLEIKFIHGDFTKENVLKRANVAFAKYIIILSDTYGGRSLEECDERTLISILLIRTINSDAKIFAEVVKEEKVKYVLRAGADDVILGNEFNSILLSSLLLSPAYHMLLRELSSLENMRVNLIQTPKNFIGKTFKELFDHLKNQEKVIALGVVSMRKEFTINDFLSSDNSIDNFIRQKFEEAEEDFFDEEKKEEYDLKLNPDDEYIITENDFYVFVLK, from the coding sequence ATGAAAATAAGGAAGATATTTAAGGATCCTGCAAATAGAATATTACTATATATATTCTTATTTACATTATTAATAGGAATACTATTATTCATTGCTGAATATGGTAATAACCAAAAAATAAATAATATTTTTGATGCATTTTGGTGGTTAATTGTAACCATAGCTACTGTAGGTTATGGAGATATAGTACCAGAAACTTATGCGGGAAAGTTTATAGGGATAATAATTATTATATCAGGAGTAACATTATTCTCTCTTATTTCAGGTAGTATAGCTTCATTATTAGTAGAGTGGAGAATAAGAGAAAGGAAGGGGCTAGGAAAAGTGAATTATAAAAATCACATTTTAATATTAGGATGGAATAATCATTTAGAAAAAACGTTAGAAGCAATGAAGAATTTTATTAATTTAAATGAATATAACATTGTTTTAGTTAATCAAGCCGAAGAGGAAGATTATGAAAATTTTCGAACAAAATTTCCTGATCTAGAAATCAAGTTTATTCATGGAGATTTCACTAAAGAAAATGTATTAAAAAGGGCAAATGTTGCTTTTGCTAAATATATAATAATATTGTCAGATACATATGGTGGCAGAAGTTTAGAAGAGTGTGATGAGAGAACTTTAATAAGTATTCTATTAATTAGAACTATTAATAGTGATGCAAAAATTTTTGCCGAAGTAGTAAAAGAAGAAAAAGTTAAATATGTTTTAAGAGCCGGAGCAGATGATGTTATTTTGGGAAATGAATTTAATTCAATTTTATTATCTTCATTACTTTTATCTCCAGCTTATCATATGTTATTAAGAGAATTGTCTTCACTAGAAAATATGAGAGTTAATTTAATACAAACACCAAAAAATTTTATAGGAAAAACTTTTAAAGAACTATTTGATCACTTGAAAAATCAAGAGAAAGTAATTGCTTTAGGTGTTGTTAGTATGAGAAAAGAATTTACAATTAATGATTTTCTATCTTCTGATAATTCTATTGATAATTTTATTAGGCAAAAATTCGAAGAAGCAGAAGAAGATTTCTTCGATGAAGAAAAAAAGGAAGAATATGATTTAAAATTGAATCCTGATGATGAATATATAATAACAGAAAATGATTTTTATGTGTTTGTTTTAAAGTAG
- a CDS encoding sigma-54-dependent transcriptional regulator: protein MYKILVIEDDKVLNKTMCEFLNKFNYKTFCVHRGFEGLEMAKNERPDLVLLDLRLPDVNGMDLIEKIKKYTDEVIIITAHGDISDAVKATKLGVYNFLEKPVDLKLLMSEINRATETINLKREIKKLKEKLNEFPEFIGKSLVIEDIKDKINLIANKNIPVLITGESGTGKDIVAQYIHRISGRDKFISVNCGAIPHDLFESELFGYEKGAFTGAEKEKPGKFELAHGGTLFLDEIGELPKNMQVKLLRVLETKEVERIGSTKPIKVDVRIIAATNRDLSKMIDEGNFREDLYFRLSVFQINIPPLKEHKEDIPLLVKYFIHKANEEFNTQIKGINPDVLDIFMKYSWPGNIRELKNIVYSMIAISNSDILDKSLLPENLKEDENFEYIKLPLGLALDEVEKRYIYKTLEYNNFNKTQSAKILGITKMTLFSKLKKWGDLNE, encoded by the coding sequence ATGTATAAGATTCTAGTAATTGAAGATGATAAAGTTTTAAATAAAACAATGTGTGAATTTTTAAATAAATTTAATTATAAAACATTTTGTGTTCATAGGGGATTTGAAGGTCTTGAAATGGCGAAAAATGAAAGACCAGATTTAGTTTTATTAGATCTTAGACTTCCAGATGTGAATGGCATGGATTTAATAGAAAAAATAAAAAAATATACCGACGAAGTAATAATAATAACAGCCCATGGAGATATTTCAGATGCTGTGAAAGCCACTAAATTGGGAGTATATAATTTTTTAGAAAAACCAGTAGATCTGAAACTATTAATGAGTGAAATAAATAGGGCGACAGAAACAATTAATTTAAAAAGAGAAATAAAAAAGTTAAAAGAGAAATTAAATGAATTTCCAGAATTTATAGGAAAATCATTGGTTATAGAAGATATTAAGGATAAAATAAATTTAATTGCTAATAAAAATATACCAGTATTAATAACCGGAGAAAGCGGAACAGGTAAAGATATAGTTGCACAATATATTCATAGAATTAGTGGTAGAGATAAATTTATATCTGTTAATTGTGGGGCTATACCTCACGATTTATTTGAAAGCGAATTATTTGGATATGAAAAAGGTGCCTTTACCGGAGCGGAAAAAGAAAAACCTGGTAAATTTGAATTGGCACATGGAGGAACATTATTTTTAGATGAAATTGGAGAATTGCCTAAAAATATGCAAGTTAAATTATTAAGAGTTTTGGAAACCAAAGAGGTAGAAAGGATTGGTTCTACAAAACCAATAAAAGTAGATGTTAGAATTATTGCTGCAACAAACAGGGATTTAAGTAAAATGATTGATGAAGGTAATTTTAGAGAAGATTTATACTTTAGATTATCAGTATTTCAAATTAATATTCCACCATTAAAAGAACATAAAGAGGATATACCTTTATTAGTTAAATATTTTATACATAAAGCCAATGAAGAGTTTAATACCCAAATAAAAGGTATAAATCCTGATGTTTTAGATATATTTATGAAATATAGTTGGCCTGGTAATATAAGAGAATTAAAAAATATAGTATATTCTATGATTGCTATATCAAATAGTGATATTTTAGATAAAAGTTTATTACCAGAAAATTTAAAAGAGGATGAAAATTTTGAATATATTAAATTACCTTTGGGTCTTGCATTAGATGAAGTAGAGAAAAGATATATTTATAAAACATTAGAATATAATAATTTCAATAAAACACAATCTGCAAAAATCTTGGGTATAACAAAAATGACTTTGTTTTCAAAATTAAAAAAATGGGGGGATTTGAATGAATGA
- a CDS encoding methyl-accepting chemotaxis protein → MKLKSKILSLFLITILIVLSTFYIISTTNSQNSLKNSFTEKLILARDIKSKFIENILSDTVANLNYVKDFEKIKDAFFTSSSLIEDFKTSMNLEDILKTLRDIYITFNPYDNKSELLDYYYDDNFNKENFDNDILSMFYDYSVLHSDLQIDFKNFIEIQGYEDMLLISHDGIVVYSVKKYEDFASDLNNSNTILSDLYFKLKEKDDNDIHFSNLANYYGVPALFAGVKVEDEDFGLYGYLVFRISINKINDILQDNSGMGKTGITYLVGKDKIMRCNINGKDTILKQKVETDYVEKALNGERGWEISKNFDNEEVLVAYSPFNYKEINWAIISEVSTNEAFQAAINIKNILIITSLIILILSMIISLIFANRISKPLIELSKKVDQFGTGDFTVKFDAKGKDETAMIANSLKNMSNKLNETIKWLLDAGKKIDESSEILLEISEKTEISNNDVIEKAKRIEENAENAAATTEELTSGVNEVSIAAQNVSGNAVEIAHEVNETTIITEEGKKSISEITKIIEIAVEKSKATEITVEKLTEKANNIGEIVETITNITEQTNLLALNAAIEAARAGEAGRGFAVVADEIRKLAEESKKATEEIAQILSEIKEGAKEASKATEETAEVIKDVDISAKDINEKFQNILDRVENINQRIEGLTASAEEQSASTEEMAAASEKTAQMILEISNEISEISKEIEEENSEIKEVNEKAKELEKLVDMLNNKLNEFKV, encoded by the coding sequence GTGAAACTGAAAAGTAAAATATTAAGCCTTTTTTTAATTACTATTTTAATCGTTTTATCTACTTTTTACATTATTAGCACAACAAATTCTCAAAATTCTTTAAAAAATAGTTTTACCGAAAAACTAATTTTAGCTAGAGATATAAAATCTAAATTCATAGAAAATATATTATCAGATACTGTTGCAAACCTAAACTACGTAAAAGACTTCGAAAAAATAAAAGATGCATTTTTCACTTCTTCTAGCTTAATAGAAGATTTTAAAACAAGTATGAATTTGGAAGATATATTAAAAACTTTAAGAGATATATATATTACATTTAATCCATACGATAATAAATCAGAATTATTAGATTATTATTATGATGATAATTTTAATAAAGAAAATTTTGATAATGATATTTTAAGCATGTTCTATGATTATAGCGTTTTACATTCTGATTTACAAATAGACTTTAAAAATTTTATTGAAATACAAGGTTATGAGGATATGCTTTTGATTTCTCACGACGGTATAGTTGTTTATTCGGTAAAAAAATATGAAGATTTTGCTTCTGATTTGAATAATTCCAATACCATATTATCTGATCTATATTTTAAATTAAAAGAAAAAGATGATAATGATATTCACTTTTCTAATTTAGCAAATTATTATGGTGTTCCTGCATTATTTGCTGGTGTAAAAGTTGAAGATGAAGATTTTGGATTATATGGGTATCTTGTTTTTAGAATTTCTATAAATAAAATAAATGACATTTTACAAGATAACAGTGGTATGGGAAAAACAGGCATAACTTATTTAGTTGGAAAAGATAAAATAATGAGGTGTAATATTAATGGCAAAGATACAATATTAAAACAAAAAGTCGAAACCGATTATGTTGAAAAAGCGTTAAATGGAGAGAGAGGCTGGGAAATATCAAAGAATTTTGATAATGAAGAAGTATTAGTAGCTTATTCTCCATTTAATTACAAAGAAATAAATTGGGCAATAATATCAGAAGTATCAACAAATGAAGCATTTCAAGCAGCAATTAATATTAAAAATATATTGATAATTACTTCTTTAATCATATTAATACTATCTATGATAATTTCGTTAATATTTGCAAATAGAATATCAAAACCATTAATTGAATTAAGTAAAAAGGTTGACCAATTTGGAACAGGTGATTTTACAGTAAAATTTGATGCAAAAGGTAAAGACGAAACAGCAATGATAGCAAATTCTTTAAAAAACATGTCAAATAAATTAAATGAAACAATAAAATGGTTATTGGATGCAGGTAAAAAAATTGATGAATCTTCTGAAATATTATTAGAAATATCTGAAAAAACTGAAATTTCTAATAATGATGTAATTGAAAAAGCTAAAAGAATAGAAGAGAATGCAGAAAATGCTGCGGCTACAACAGAAGAATTAACGTCTGGTGTAAATGAAGTATCTATAGCCGCACAAAATGTTTCAGGAAATGCTGTAGAAATTGCACATGAAGTTAATGAAACAACAATTATAACAGAAGAAGGGAAAAAATCAATTAGCGAAATAACAAAAATAATAGAAATTGCCGTAGAAAAATCAAAAGCAACAGAAATTACAGTAGAAAAGTTAACAGAAAAAGCAAATAATATTGGAGAAATAGTAGAAACAATAACTAATATAACAGAACAAACAAATTTATTAGCTTTAAATGCAGCAATAGAAGCTGCAAGAGCTGGAGAAGCAGGAAGAGGATTTGCTGTAGTTGCAGATGAAATAAGAAAACTTGCAGAAGAAAGTAAAAAAGCAACAGAAGAAATTGCACAAATACTAAGCGAAATAAAAGAAGGCGCAAAAGAAGCTAGCAAAGCAACAGAAGAAACTGCTGAGGTAATAAAAGATGTAGATATTAGTGCTAAAGACATAAATGAAAAATTCCAAAATATTTTAGATAGAGTGGAAAATATAAACCAAAGAATAGAAGGATTAACTGCTAGTGCAGAAGAACAAAGTGCATCGACAGAAGAGATGGCGGCAGCAAGCGAAAAAACTGCTCAAATGATATTGGAAATTTCAAATGAAATATCTGAAATTTCTAAAGAAATAGAAGAAGAAAATAGCGAAATAAAGGAAGTAAATGAAAAAGCTAAAGAATTAGAAAAACTCGTTGATATGTTAAATAACAAACTTAATGAATTTAAAGTTTAA
- a CDS encoding cyclic nucleotide-binding domain-containing protein — MDEFLKNISLFKELNEEQLSEIIKILKPVKFSAGDIIVIEGEKGESMYIFKKGKVQITHQLTLKVGNHHWEKGEKSMAILDSDKINFFGEMSLVTGSPRSATIKALSECELFEINKNDFERLANKRPDIGYKIMKEIASTLSHRIEGLNENILKLTTALSIALSKKKK; from the coding sequence ATGGATGAATTTTTAAAAAATATATCTTTATTTAAAGAGCTAAATGAAGAACAGTTATCAGAAATAATTAAAATACTAAAACCTGTAAAATTTTCTGCAGGAGATATAATCGTAATAGAAGGGGAAAAAGGTGAATCTATGTATATTTTTAAAAAAGGCAAAGTTCAAATTACGCATCAACTAACATTAAAGGTAGGGAATCATCATTGGGAAAAAGGAGAAAAATCTATGGCAATATTAGATTCTGATAAAATAAATTTTTTTGGAGAGATGTCGTTAGTTACTGGTTCGCCAAGATCAGCTACAATAAAAGCTTTAAGTGAATGCGAATTATTTGAAATTAATAAAAATGATTTTGAAAGATTAGCAAATAAAAGGCCAGATATAGGCTATAAGATAATGAAGGAAATTGCTTCAACATTGAGCCACAGAATAGAAGGTTTAAATGAAAATATATTAAAATTAACAACAGCATTAAGTATAGCATTATCTAAGAAAAAAAAATAA